TTGCTGCCGCTGAAAAACGGCCAGGAGACCGCCCCCTTCCCGGTCGGCAACCAGTACTGCGTGCTGCGCGTCGAGCAGATAAAAGACAGCGGGACGGCCGTTGAACTCAGTGATGACGAAATTCGCCGACTGCTCACCGACGGTCGACGACAACTGGCCCTCGATGCCTGGATGAATGACCTGCGCCGCACTGCGCGGATCGAAAAATCACCGTTATTGAAACAGCGGGAGGGGCAGCAATGAAACGCCACTACAAACGCCGCAACTTCTTTATCAACAAGGAATTCCAGGGCCGCTTCATCTTCCTGTACTTCACTTTCAGTTTTGCCGGCGTGATTTTCTTCGCCCTGATCTTCAGCTTTCTTTCCCAGGACCACCTCACCATCGCCTACAGCGGCCAACAGCTGCAGTTCGGCAAGACCCCCCTGGTGCTGCTGCGCGAACTGGTCGAGGCCAACTGGATCTTCCTGATCACCGTCGGCGTCTTCATCGCCCTGGTGTCGATGTTCCTCACCCACCGGGTCGCCGGCCCCCTGTTCCGCTTTGAACGGACCTTCGAGGCCATCAGCAATCGCGATCTCGACTGGCGGGTGGTGCTGCGCAGCAAGGATGAGGCCAAGCAGGCCGCCGGCAAGCTCAATGCCGCCAACGACACTCTAAATACCGATTTGCGGGCCATACTGGCCCGCAGTGAACACCTCGATTCAATATTGGAGAAACTGCAGGAGGGCGACGCGGCAGAAGCACTGCTGCTGCGCCAGGCACGGGCCGAGAATCAGGGGATTCTCGACCTGTTGAAGGGATACCGTTTTCGCTCAGGGTAACCATGCGCCTTGCCTGCCCGCTCGCCGCCGGCCTGCTTCTGC
This is a stretch of genomic DNA from Geothermobacter hydrogeniphilus. It encodes these proteins:
- a CDS encoding methyl-accepting chemotaxis protein, whose protein sequence is MKRHYKRRNFFINKEFQGRFIFLYFTFSFAGVIFFALIFSFLSQDHLTIAYSGQQLQFGKTPLVLLRELVEANWIFLITVGVFIALVSMFLTHRVAGPLFRFERTFEAISNRDLDWRVVLRSKDEAKQAAGKLNAANDTLNTDLRAILARSEHLDSILEKLQEGDAAEALLLRQARAENQGILDLLKGYRFRSG